A window of Hevea brasiliensis isolate MT/VB/25A 57/8 chromosome 14, ASM3005281v1, whole genome shotgun sequence contains these coding sequences:
- the LOC131173355 gene encoding receptor-like protein EIX2, whose protein sequence is MFIMTSLFSELVLFLFCIGFFFMVSSESSSGVQALNVHCRESEQKALLMLKDGFHTSLDRFSSWVPEEDCCKWKGVGCNNETGHVIALDLHSPDPLELLQGELRDSLVHLPYLSHLDLSHNDFYQTQIPEFIGSLPNLKYLNLSRANFGGTIPSHLGNLSSLQTLDLSNNQSSLRASSLVWLAGLSSLKVLDLSTVYLGDVVNWLDAVNMLPSLVELRLVSCQLHSLPQSLPSLNFSSLEVLDLSYNGFYHSVIPNWLVEVSHTLSLLNLTTCSLQGSIPRTIVNFTSLVVLDFSFNYLKGSIPHGFGNMTSLAVLDLSVNYLEGSLPATLGLIQELHNFKYSPLRELRLSRNLLNGSLERILPQLSELIVLDVAWNDLDGVITEAHLQDFSRLRVLDLSFNRLILNVSSNWIPDFQLESINLENCEIGPRFPWWLQNQKRISELDMGNASISDIVPDWFWDISPSMKRLDLSNNHLTGKLPNLSSKASLSKLDLSGNEFEGRLPQLPPAIEILLLIENQFSGPISPICDIMNESNALRHGNNMPGNLPDCWIYGQNLVCVDLRLNQLSGQIPESIGHLINLKWLFLSHNSLSGEIPQSLQNCTSLIVLALGNNSLSGSIPTWLGESFQNLRAITLHHNAFEGNIPAQLCQWRYLTYLDFSFNSLSGPLPTCINRFLPMAEKEAENVHEQYSLYTNDELKSRMWRSQGRYNSDKVIDLSHNRLYGEIPGVVTTLIGLELLNLSNNYLKGAIPCDIGTMKSLDYLDLSSNQLSGTIPPGISDLTHLKGLNLSYNNLSGKVPSPNNFSAYAFIGNHNLCGPPLVKKCSANESLQKTECNSDRKSKSQNDGIQKKEHRHGFEEKPSFYISVASGYVTAFCGFWATLFFNKSWRHAYFHFLGNMGDRIYVFGVITKTSLRRKFHGEKAVE, encoded by the coding sequence ATGTTCATCATGACAAGTTTATTTTCTGAACTTGTACTGTTTCTCTTTTGCATCGGCTTCTTCTTCATGGTAAGCAGTGAATCCAGTTCAGGTGTCCAAGCATTGAATGTCCACTGCAGAGAAAGCGAGCAGAAAGCACTTCTCATGCTCAAAGATGGTTTTCACACTTCTTTGGATCGTTTCTCTTCATGGGTACCTGAAGAAGATTGCTGCAAATGGAAAGGTGTTGGTTGCAACAATGAAACAGGACATGTCATCGCTCTTGATCTCCACAGCCCAGATCCTTTAGAGCTCTTGCAAGGTGAGTTGAGGGATTCTTTGGTTCACTTGCCATATCTAAGTCACCTAGACTTGAGCCACAATGATTTCTACCAAACTCAAATTCCTGAGTTCATTGGTTCACTTCCTAATTTAAAATATCTGAACTTGTCTCGTGCCAATTTTGGAGGGACCATTCCCAGCCATCTTGGTAACTTGTCTAGTTTGCAGACTCTTGACTTGAGTAATAATCAATCTTCTCTTAGGGCCAGCAGCCTTGTTTGGCTTGCGGGTCTTTCCTCGCTGAAAGTCCTTGATCTGAGTACTGTATATCTTGGTGACGTAGTTAACTGGCTAGACGCAGTCAACATGCTACCTTCTTTGGTAGAGCTGCGTTTAGTCTCTTGTCAACTTCATAGCCTTCCACAATCTTTGCCATCCTTGAATTTTTCTTCTTTAGAAGTCCTTGACCTTTCCTACAATGGCTTTTATCATTCTGTGATTCCGAATTGGTTGGTTGAGGTTAGCCATACTCTTAGTCTTCTTAATCTCACAACTTGCTCGTTGCAAGGTTCCATTCCCCGTACCATTGTGAATTTTACATCTCTTGTTGTGCTTGATTTCTCATTCAACTATCTCAAGGGTTCTATTCCTCATGGTTTTGGGAACATGACATCCCTTGCTGTTCTGGATCTCTCGGTGAATTATCTTGAAGGTTCATTACCAGCAACCTTAGGTCTGATTCAGGAATTGCACAACTTCAAATACTCACCCTTACGAGAACTCCGTCTTTCCCGCAATCTGTTGAATGGGTCTTTAGAAAGAATTCTTCCTCAACTTTCAGAATTAATTGTCCTGGATGTTGCTTGGAATGATTTGGATGGTGTGATCACTGAAGCTCATTTGCAGGATTTCAGTAGATTACGGGTACTTGACTTGTCATTCAACAGGTTAATTTTAAACGTAAGCTCAAACTGGATTCCTGATTTTCAACTTGAGTCCATAAAtttggaaaattgtgaaataGGCCCACGATTTCCCTGGTGGCTTCAAAACCAAAAGAGAATTTCGGAACTTGATATGGGTAATGCAAGTATTTCAGACATCGTACCTGATTGGTTTTGGGATATTTCTCCATCGATGAAGCGTTTGGATCTTTCTAACAACCATCTTACAGGGAAATTACCTAATTTATCATCAAAAGCGAGTTTGTCGAAATTGGATTTAAGTGGAAATGAATTTGAGGGTCGCCTGCCTCAGCTCCCCCCAGCAATAGAAATTCTACTTCTAATCGAAAATCAATTTTCAGGACCAATTTCTCCTATATGTGATATTATGAATGAAAGCAATGCACTACGTCACGGAAATAATATGCCAGGAAACCTTCCAGATTGTTGGATATATGGGCAAAATTTGGTTTGTGTTGATTTGAGACTCAACCAATTGTCTGGCCAAATCCCTGAGTCAATTGGCCATCTAATTAATCTCAAATGGTTGTTTTTGAGTCATAATAGCTTGTCTGGCGAGATACCTCAATCCTTGCAGAACTGCACAAGTTTGATTGTCCTGGCTCTTGGGAACAATTCACTATCTGGGAGCATACCAACATGGTTGGGGGAAAGTTTTCAGAATCTACGTGCGATTACGTTACATCACAATGCTTTCGAAGGAAATATACCGGCGCAGCTTTGCCAATGGAGATACCTAACTTACTTGGACTTCTCTTTCAATTCACTATCGGGACCACTCCCAACGTGCATCAATCGTTTTCTTCCAATGGCTGAGAAAGAAGCTGAAAACGTTCACGAACAGTATTCTTTGTATACAAATGATGAATTAAAAAGCCGGATGTGGAGGTCACAAGGTCGATATAACTCCGACAAGGTTATAGATCTTTCACATAACAGGCTATATGGGGAGATCCCAGGAGTAGTTACAACCCTAATTGGATTAGAGCTTCTGAATCTTTCCAACAATTATCTGAAGGGAGCTATTCCTTGCGATATTGGGACCATGAAATCCTTAGATTATCTAGATTTATCAAGCAACCAGCTTTCTGGCACCATTCCTCCCGGCATTTCTGATCTAACTCATCTTAAAGGATTGAATTTGTCATATAACAATTTGTCTGGGAAAGTTCCCTCACCCAATAATTTTAGTGCATATGCATTCATTGGAAATCATAACTTGTGCGGTCCTCCACTAGTGAAGAAATGCTCTGCAAATGAATCACTGCAAAAAACAGAATGCAACAGTGACAGGAAATCAAAAAGCCAAAATGATGGAATTCAAAAAAAGGAACATAGGCATGGATTTGAGGAGAAGCCTTCATTCTACATCAGTGTGGCAAGTGGATATGTTACAGCTTTTTGTGGATTTTGGGCtactttattcttcaacaagtcaTGGAGGCATGCATACTTCCATTTCTTGGGCAACATGGGTGACAGAATTTATGTGTTTGGGGTAATTACCAAAACAAGTCTGCGAAGGAAATTTCACGGAGAGAAAGCTGTCGAGTAA
- the LOC131173338 gene encoding F-box protein At1g10780-like isoform X2 translates to MESLPDKIVQCILSHVKNAKDVALCTCVSRRWKDSLPYIKSLYFPRNSFDNHTGIDHPDGIVFKMISSIFQLEELVVYSPFSSTGLASWLLLAGSSLKHLELRMDNLAEYQTCVESPSKLDCISAAKNLESLKLWGVLMINSPMWNTFLKLQNLEIIGARLEDPALCAALQACPNLKNLLLLGCEGTRSVSIALPHLEKCKLDFCGLGDCSLTVTCPKIELLETQGCSWIRVPETNFLKKLSISNNAGRVYMVDFGKLAALDFLSIRGVQWCWDAISKMLQWAREVKHLYMKVEFTGDFDTLLEPFPETDIVDFFNSHPKLQEFDIHGAMFAAFCHRNSLKNVESGFVIPCLEKVAVTIRSPLNAEQKMSTLESLLKYGRSIKSMVLRTAQMKSNHSNADDFYDDICTFQRMNSEIVRIE, encoded by the exons ATGGAATCTCTTCCGGATAAAATTGTTCAGTGCATATTGTCGCATGTGAAGAATGCCAAGGATGTGGCACTTTGTACCTGTGTATCAAGGCGATGGAAGGACTCATTACCTTATATCAAAAGCCTTTACTTCCCTCGCAACTCTTTTGACAACCACACTGGTATCGATCACCCCGATGGCATTGTGTTCAAGATGATATCTTCCATTTTCCAATTAGAGGAGCTTGTTGTGTATAGCCCTTTCTCAAGCACAGGGCTTGCCTCATGGCTACTACTTGCAGGTTCATCCCTCAAACATCTTGAGCTTAGAATGGACAATCTTGCTGAATACCAAACTTGCGTCGAAAGCCCCTCAAAATTGGATTGCATCAGTGCTGCAAAGAATTTGGAATCCTTAAAGCTTTGGGGAGTCTTAATGATAAACTCTCCCATGTGGAACACCTTTCTAAAACTTCAAAACCTGGAGATTATAGGTGCTAGATTGGAAGATCCTGCACTATGTGCTGCTCTTCAGGCATGTCCTAATTTGAAAAACTTGCTACTACTTGGTTGTGAAGGAACAAGATCTGTTTCAATCGCGCTACCACATTTGGAGAAGTGTAAGCTGGACTTTTGCGGCTTGGGTGACTGCTCACTTACAGTAACTTGCCCAAAAATTGAACTCCTGGAGACACAAGGTTGTAGTTGGATCAGGGTTCCTGAGACTAACTTCTTGAAGAAACTTTCAATTTCCAATAATGCTG GGAGAGTCTACATGGTAGATTTTGGAAAGCTTGCAGCTTTAGATTTCTTGTCTATTAGAGGAGTCCAGTGGTGTTGGGATGCAATAAGCAAGATGCTTCAGTGGGCAAGAGAGGTCAAGCATCTATACATGAAGGTTGAATTTACAGGGGATTTTGATACCCTCCTTGAGCCCTTTCCAGAGACAGACATTGTTGATTTTTTTAATAGCCATCCCAAGCTGCAAGAGTTTGATATCCATGGAGCAATGTTTGCTGCTTTTTGCCATAGGAACAGCCTGAAAAAT GTGGAGTCAGGCTTTGTGATTCCTTGTCTGGAGAAGGTAGCTGTCACAATCAGATCACCATTAAATGCTGAACAGAAGATGAGCACCCTTGAGTCACTGTTGAAATATGGGAGGAGTATAAAGTCAATGGTACTAAGGACTGCTCAaatgaagagcaaccatagcaatGCAGATGATTTCTATGATGATATCTGCACGTTTCAACGCATGAATAGCGAGATTGTCCGAATAGAATAA
- the LOC110667821 gene encoding F-box protein At1g10780-like, translating to MESLPDAIVQYILSHVKNAKDVAVCNCVSKRWKDSLPYIKSLYFPRNSFDNHTGIDHPDSIVFKMISSIFQLEELVVYSPFSSTGLASWLLLSGSSLKHLELRMDNLAEYQTCIKSPSKLDCISAAKNLESLKLWGVLMIKSPRWNAFPKLQNLEIVSARLEDPALCAALQACPNLKNLLLLGCEGTRSVSIALAHLEQCKLDFYGLGDCSLTLTCPKIELLEIQGCSWIRVRETNCLKKLSISNNTGRVYIVDFGKLAALDFLSIRGVQWCWDAISKMLQWASEVKHLHMKVEFTGDFDTLQPFPQIDFVDFFNSHPKLQEFDIHGAMFAALCHRNSLKNLESGFVIPCLEEVVVTVRSPLNAEQKMSTLESLLKYGKSIKSMVIRILQMKSNDSSADDFFDDICRFQRMNSKIVRIE from the exons ATGGAATCTCTTCCGGATGCAATTGTTCAGTACATATTGTCGCATGTGAAGAATGCCAAGGATGTGGCAGTTTGTAACTGTGTATCAAAGAGATGGAAGGACTCATTACCTTATATCAAAAGCCTGTACTTTCCTCGCAACTCTTTTGACAACCACACTGGCATAGATCACCCGGATAGCATTGTGTTCAAGATGATATCTTCGATTTTCCAATTAGAGGAGCTTGTTGTGTATAGCCCTTTCTCAAGCACAGGGCTTGCCTCATGGCTACTACTTTCAGGTTCATCCCTCAAACATCTTGAGCTCAGAATGGATAATCTTGCTGAATACCAAACTTGCATCAAAAGCCCCTCAAAATTGGATTGCATCAGCGCTGCAAAGAATTTGGAGTCATTAAAGCTTTGGGGAGTCTTAATGATAAAGTCTCCCAGGTGGAATGCATTCCCAAAACTTCAAAACCTTGAGATTGTAAGTGCTAGATTAGAAGATCCTGCACTATGTGCTGCTCTTCAGGCATGTCCTAATTTGAAAAACTTGCTACTACTTGGTTGTGAAGGAACAAGATCTGTTTCAATCGCGCTAGCACACTTGGAGCAGTGTAAGCTGGACTTTTACGGCTTGGGTGACTGCTCACTTACACTAACTTGCCCAAAAATTGAACTCCTGGAGATACAAGGTTGTAGTTGGATCAGGGTTCGTGAGACGAACTGCTTGAAGAAACTTTCAATTTCCAATAATACTG GGAGAGTCTACATTGTAGATTTTGGAAAGCTTGCAGCTTTAGATTTCTTGTCTATTAGAGGAGTCCAGTGGTGTTGGGATGCGATAAGCAAGATGCTTCAGTGGGCAAGTGAGGTCAAGCATCTACACATGAAGGTTGAATTTACAGGGGATTTTGATACCCTTCAGCCCTTTCCACAGATAGACTTTGTTGATTTTTTTAATAGCCATCCCAAGCTGCAAGAGTTTGATATCCATGGAGCAATGTTTGCTGCTCTTTGCCATAGGAACAGCCTGAAAAAT TTGGAGTCAGGCTTTGTGATTCCTTGTCTGGAGGAGGTAGTTGTCACAGTCAGATCACCATTAAATGCTGAACAGAAAATGAGCACCCTTGAGTCACTGTTGAAATATGGGAAGAGCATAAAGTCAATGGTAATAAGGATTCTTCAAATGAAGAGCAACGATAGCAGTGCAGATGATTTCTTTGATGATATCTGCAGGTTTCAACGCATGAATAGCAAGATTGTCCGAATAGAATAA
- the LOC131173338 gene encoding F-box protein At1g10780-like isoform X1: MESLPDKIVQCILSHVKNAKDVALCTCVSRRWKDSLPYIKSLYFPRNSFDNHTGIDHPDGIVFKMISSIFQLEELVVYSPFSSTGLASWLLLAGSSLKHLELRMDNLAEYQTCVESPSKLDCISAAKNLESLKLWGVLMINSPMWNTFLKLQNLEIIGARLEDPALCAALQACPNLKNLLLLGCEGTRSVSIALPHLEKCKLDFCGLGDCSLTVTCPKIELLETQGCSWIRVPETNFLKKLSISNNADLANALLGRVYMVDFGKLAALDFLSIRGVQWCWDAISKMLQWAREVKHLYMKVEFTGDFDTLLEPFPETDIVDFFNSHPKLQEFDIHGAMFAAFCHRNSLKNVESGFVIPCLEKVAVTIRSPLNAEQKMSTLESLLKYGRSIKSMVLRTAQMKSNHSNADDFYDDICTFQRMNSEIVRIE, encoded by the exons ATGGAATCTCTTCCGGATAAAATTGTTCAGTGCATATTGTCGCATGTGAAGAATGCCAAGGATGTGGCACTTTGTACCTGTGTATCAAGGCGATGGAAGGACTCATTACCTTATATCAAAAGCCTTTACTTCCCTCGCAACTCTTTTGACAACCACACTGGTATCGATCACCCCGATGGCATTGTGTTCAAGATGATATCTTCCATTTTCCAATTAGAGGAGCTTGTTGTGTATAGCCCTTTCTCAAGCACAGGGCTTGCCTCATGGCTACTACTTGCAGGTTCATCCCTCAAACATCTTGAGCTTAGAATGGACAATCTTGCTGAATACCAAACTTGCGTCGAAAGCCCCTCAAAATTGGATTGCATCAGTGCTGCAAAGAATTTGGAATCCTTAAAGCTTTGGGGAGTCTTAATGATAAACTCTCCCATGTGGAACACCTTTCTAAAACTTCAAAACCTGGAGATTATAGGTGCTAGATTGGAAGATCCTGCACTATGTGCTGCTCTTCAGGCATGTCCTAATTTGAAAAACTTGCTACTACTTGGTTGTGAAGGAACAAGATCTGTTTCAATCGCGCTACCACATTTGGAGAAGTGTAAGCTGGACTTTTGCGGCTTGGGTGACTGCTCACTTACAGTAACTTGCCCAAAAATTGAACTCCTGGAGACACAAGGTTGTAGTTGGATCAGGGTTCCTGAGACTAACTTCTTGAAGAAACTTTCAATTTCCAATAATGCTG ATCTTGCAAATGCGCTTTTAGGGAGAGTCTACATGGTAGATTTTGGAAAGCTTGCAGCTTTAGATTTCTTGTCTATTAGAGGAGTCCAGTGGTGTTGGGATGCAATAAGCAAGATGCTTCAGTGGGCAAGAGAGGTCAAGCATCTATACATGAAGGTTGAATTTACAGGGGATTTTGATACCCTCCTTGAGCCCTTTCCAGAGACAGACATTGTTGATTTTTTTAATAGCCATCCCAAGCTGCAAGAGTTTGATATCCATGGAGCAATGTTTGCTGCTTTTTGCCATAGGAACAGCCTGAAAAAT GTGGAGTCAGGCTTTGTGATTCCTTGTCTGGAGAAGGTAGCTGTCACAATCAGATCACCATTAAATGCTGAACAGAAGATGAGCACCCTTGAGTCACTGTTGAAATATGGGAGGAGTATAAAGTCAATGGTACTAAGGACTGCTCAaatgaagagcaaccatagcaatGCAGATGATTTCTATGATGATATCTGCACGTTTCAACGCATGAATAGCGAGATTGTCCGAATAGAATAA
- the LOC131172684 gene encoding receptor-like protein EIX2, with product MVTSESSSGVQALNVHCRESEQKALLMLKDGFHTSLYRFSSWVPEQDCCKWKGVGCNKETGNVISLDLHSPDPSELLQEVLDLSYNGFYHSEIPNWLVEVSHTLSLLNLTTCSLQGSIPHTIVNFTSLVVLDFSFNHLKGTIPHGFGNMMTSLAILDLSSNDLEGPLPATLGLTGELRELHLSNNLLLNGSLERIFPQLSKLVVLDVAWNDLDGVITEAHLQNFCRLRVLDLSFNRLILNVSSNWIPDFQVEVINLRNCEMGPRFPQWLQNQKRILKLYISNPSISDTVPDWFWNISPSMEYLDLSHNHLTGELPDLSSKASLLTLDLRENEFEGHLPQFPPTIEMLFLNNNQFSGPISPICDMMNESNALRHRNNLSGNLPDCWIYGQNLVYLQLRFNQLSGQIPESIGRLINLKWLFLSYNSLSGVIPQSLQNCKSLILLALGNNSLFGSIPTWLGESLENLQQISLHDNAFEGNIPVQLCQLRHLHYLDFSFNSLSGPIPLCIDNFLPMAEKEVENVKEDYSIYTNDELKRRMWKSRGRYFSSKKMDLSHNMLSGEIPRQVTTLIGLTHLNLSNNYLKGPIPCDIGAMKSLKYLNLSSNQLSGTIPPSISHLTRLEGLNLSYNNLSGKVPSPNNFSAYAFIGNHNLCGPPLAKNCSANESPEKTECRSDRKSKGQNDGVQEKEHRHGFKPFKEKPSFYISVAGGFFTGFWGFWATLFFNESWRNAYFRFLGNMGDRIYLFVVVTTARLRRKFQRKQAVE from the exons ATGGTAACCAGTGAATCCAGTTCAGGTGTCCAAGCATTGAATGTCCACTGCAGAGAAAGCGAGCAGAAAGCACTTCTCATGCTCAAAGATGGTTTTCATACTTCTTTGTATCGTTTCTCTTCATGGGTACCTGAACAAGATTGCTGCAAATGGAAAGGTGTTggttgcaacaaggaaacaggcAATGTCATCTCTCTTGATCTCCACAGCCCGGATCCTTCTGAGCTCTTGCAAG AAGTCCTTGACCTTTCCTACAATGGCTTTTATCATTCTGAGATTCCGAATTGGTTGGTTGAGGTTAGCCATACTCTTAGTCTTCTTAATCTCACAACTTGCTCCTTGCAAGGTTCCATTCCCCATACCATTGTGAATTTTACATCTCTTGTTGTGCTTGATTTCTCATTCAACCATCTCAAGGGTACTATTCCTCATGGTTTTGGGAACATGATGACATCTCTTGCTATTCTGGATCTCTCATCCAATGATCTTGAAGGTCCATTACCAGCAACCCTAGGTCTGACTGGGGAATTGAGAGAACTCCATCTTTCCAACAATCTTCTGTTGAATGGATCTTTAGAAAGAATCTTTCCTCAACTTTCAAAATTAGTTGTCCTGGATGTTGCTTGGAATGATTTGGATGGTGTGATCACTGAAGCTCATTTACAGAATTTTTGTAGATTGCGGGTGCTTGATTTGTCATTCAACAGGTTAATTTTAAACGTGAGCTCAAACTGGATTCCTGATTTTCAAGTCGAGGTCATAAATTTGAGAAATTGCGAAATGGGCCCAAGATTTCCCCAGTGGCTACAAAACCAAAAGAGAATTTTGAAACTTTATATTTCTAACCCAAGTATATCAGACACTGTACCTGATTGGTTTTGGAATATTTCTCCATCGATGGAGTATTTGGATCTTTCTCACAACCATCTTACAGGGGAATTACCTGATTTATCATCAAAAGCGAGTTTGTTGACACTGGATTTACGTGAAAATGAATTCGAAGGTCATCTACCTCAGTTCCCCCCAACAATAGAAATGCTATTCTTAAACAACAATCAATTTTCAGGACCAATTTCTCCCATATGTGATATGATGAATGAAAGTAATGCATTACGTCACAGAAATAATCTTTCTGGAAACCTTCCAGATTGTTGGATATATGGGCAAAATTTAGTTTATCTTCAGTTAAGATTCAACCAATTGTCTGGTCAAATCCCAGAGTCAATTGGCCGTCTAATTAATCTCAAATGGTTGTTTTTGAGTTATAATAGCTTGTCTGGAGTGATACCGCAATCCTTGCAGAACTGCAAAAGTTTGATTCTCCTGGCTCTTGGGAACAATTCATTATTTGGGAGCATACCGACATGGCTAGGGGAAAGTTTAGAGAATTTGCAGCAGATTTCGTTACATGACAATGCTTTTGAAGGAAATATACCAGTGCAACTTTGTCAACTGAGACACCTACATTACTTGGACTTCTCTTTCAATTCACTATCAGGACCAATTCCACTATGCATCGATAATTTTCTTCCAATGGCTGAGAAAGaagttgaaaatgtcaaagaagatTATTCAATATATACAAATGATGAACTAAAACGCCGAATGTGGAAGTCACGAGGTAGGTATTTCTCCAGCAAGAAAATGGATCTTTCACATAACATGCTAAGCGGGGAGATCCCAAGACAAGTTACCACCCTAATTGGATTGACGCATCTGAATCTTTCCAACAATTATCTGAAGGGACCTATTCCTTGCGATATTGGAGCCATGAAATCCTTAAAATATCTAAATTTATCAAGCAACCAGCTTTCTGGCACCATTCCTCCCAGCATTTCTCATCTAACTCGTCTTGAAGGATTGAATTTGTCATATAACAATTTGTCTGGTAAAGTTCCCTCACCTAATAATTTTAGTGCATATGCATTCATCGGAAATCATAACTTGTGTGGTCCTCCACTTGCAAAGAATTGCTCTGCAAATGAATCACCGGAAAAAACAGAATGCAGGAGTGACAGGAAATCAAAAGGCCAAAATGATGGAGTTCAAGAAAAGGAACATAGGCACGGATTCAAGCCTTTCAAGGAGAAGCCTTCATTCTACATCAGTGTGGCTGGTGGATTTTTTACAGGGTTTTGGGGATTTTGGGCTACTTTATTCTTCAACGAGTCATGGAGGAATGCCTACTTCCGTTTCTTGGGCAACATGGGTGacagaatttatttatttgtggTGGTGACCACAGCTAGGCTGCGAAGGAAATTTCAGAGGAAACAAGCTGTGGAGTAA